CGAAGACTTTCCTGCAATCAGCAAGATCGATTAGCTTCAAGATCGTAGTGTCTGTCTTTAGCAGGTCCCTCAATTTGGAGCCATAATCTGCGATGACGTATTTATTCGAAGTGATGAAGCAAAGAGTTCCGTTTTGCTTCATAAGGTCTAGCGCTCGTTTGAAGAAGAGGATGTAAATATCAAAAGAACCGTGAGCAATCGGGTAAACAGACCTGTATAAAGTTAGCAACTCCTTCATTTCGTGCGAGTTCACATACGGCGGATTGGCTATCACAATGTCAAAACCATCCTTTTCGTCGAACACTTCCATGAAGTTTAGTTTCCATAGAAAGAACGGACGCACCCCTTTGGGATCGTGTATTGTTTTTAGCAAGTCATTCAAAGCTCCTTCTTTGGCGAGCTTTCCTGCCCACTGTTCCCAGTGCTTTTCGCGGTCCCCCTTCTTGAGAAGCTCCCTTTCTCGTTCCTTCGCCTTCCGCAAGGTCTTGACACGCTGCAACTCCTCATTGACTGCCCGACGCACAAACCAGTCAATGAGATCGTTGATACGACTCCGGAGGGTAGCTTTCGATTTGTCATCGCTTGTCGAGAAGTACTCCCGCTTCTGCCACCTCAATTGATCTTTCTTTTGTACCTGGTCCTTGTCGTCAAAGAGAGTTTCGTGGCCGTCGCCATTCAAGCCTTCGTAGAAACGAACTCCTTCGAATTGCTCCAGAAGACTGTTCCCCTGCATTATCTTGTAATCCAAGTTTGGTAGCGGCTCGATATCCTCAAGATCATAATCTACTACAAGTGACAGCCACAGTCGTAGCTTTGCAATATCGACCGCGCCGGGATCAATATCGACGCCGTAAATGCAATCTTGAATGGCGGTTTTTTTCATGCGGTAATCAGTTAACCTTGGGCGAAGGCTCTGCCGTGCCCGCACGATCTCTTGGAGCATACCGACAAGGAATGCACCGGAACCGCAAGCAGGATCCAGCACTCGAATTTCGGCCAGCAACTTGTCAATGCGTTCCCTATTGTCGCGGATATCTGGTGCCAGTTCGTCGACAGACAGCACCGGATTGCGTATAAAGCCGCGAATGGTCTCATATTCAAGCGCTGATCCGTCGACCAGGTAACTTATGAGACTCTCCTGGCACATGTAGTGAACGATTTCTCGGGGTGTGTAATAAGTGCCATGTCCCTTTCGAAGATTTTCCGCCAACAAATTCTCGAATACTTTACCGAGCATCTCTGGGTCAACGGCTACTTCGCGCTCGAGAGGCTCGTCCTCTTTAACTGTGAAGTTGAAGCGATCAAAGACCTCGAGGATATCTCCAAATATGCCGTTCTCGAGATGAATGGTAGTTCTTTCCCAATCATAGTCCGGCTCAAACAGCCCGCCGTTCAAAAACGGAATCTTGGATTCGAAGTGTTGCGAATAGTTTCGGTCAGCCTGCCGGCTGCGAGGGTTATTTAGCGTGTCGTAGAAAAGGATCTCCAAGTAGTCATTGTAAAAGTTTTCATTCTTCTCGACACATCGACTGAACAGGGTACGTAAGAAGCCCCTGTCACCATCCCCCCAAGTCTTGCCTTTGGGAACCCCGAGCCAGCCCTTCTTTTGAAGAAAATAGAGGAATACAATTTGTCCTAGTAGCTTCTTGGCAAAGTTCTCTATATCGAGGTTGTTTCGCGTGGCCACTATTACAAAGCCCTTGTTCTTATTCAGGCTAGCCGACAGCTTGTCGAACAGGTTTCGATACTGCTTGAAGAATTCCTTAGTGACAGGGTCAACCGCGAACGCATTCTCCAAATCTGTCAGCTTGGGCTCTCCATTGGCAAGAATTGGTAGAAGTCTGCTTTGTGCCGTGTGGCTGTTCTCATTGGCTCCGACAAGGAAAGAGTACCGCTTCGCTGGTGACAGCTCCTCTACAACCTTGTTCCGGTCAGCATCGTATTTGTAGGCCATTCGGACAAACGAGAAGCGCCAATCTTGATCACCTGGAGATACAAACGCTACTAGAGCTGCATCTTTAGGCTGTCCACTTTTGAGGTACTTGGCGACGAAATTCCTCTGGGCGGATCGAGCGCGCTCGATACTCCTATCCGCATTCAGGTTGACTATCAGTATGTCAATCTTGTTTCCCTCAACATCTTTGTACTTGCCGAATCTATCGTAGGAGTTTATGTATCGCCTAAACTCAGGGAATATCTCTTGTGATTCTAGTGGCTTTGCGAAAGATGCCGGTTCCAGACCTACCAGCAAATTGCCAATAAATCTCGCAAATTGGTCCCGGCTGAACGGTTGTTCAAATGTGTCTCGTATGATCTTTTGTGCCGCTTCTCGCTGCATATCAGTCCCCAATTAGATATTCGGAAAGGATGACTTCTCGAGGTCCACTAACTTTGGCCGACGATTCGGCCAAGTGGCTTTCGAGGAATTCAGCCGGTATATTCTTCTGAAGTACTGCAAGCATCTTGAGCGGATTGACTCCCTGTTTTACCATGGAAGTCATCTCCTTCAAGGCTGTCTTGGCTGTCTGCCGGGGCAATCCGCCTTCTTCAAGCTGGATGATCACCTTGCGAACATACTCCTCTTGCTCATCCGTGAACTGGCGGTAGTCCTTTACCGCTTTCAGCATCTTGAGCAACTGCGTAGCGGTATCTCTGCCGCCCTTGAGCTTGGTATCAGGCATGTCGTCTGTGGTCGCAAAGGTGAATGCCTCTTTGTTCTTATCCAACAATTCGTAGAAGTCAGAACCCAGCTTTTCGCGCTTCACGGACGAGGTGACTTCGAGTGTAGCTGCAGCCGCTATGAAGTCCAGTTCAACAGGACCGCCTTGACCCGCTAGGTAGAATTTCTGAATCCTGCCCTTGCGGAAGTATGTAAGCAGGTGATTCCGTTTGTCTGAATCATGCCTGGCTGTCCGCGCCTTCTTGGGGAGCCGTTTGATCTGCTCGAACAGGTCCGGATCGTTGTCCCGGATATCACGAATGAGTTGGAGGTATTTGAGCCCGCTGTCTTCTTCACCGTCTTCTCCGGTGATTGTCTTTCGGGATACCAGTCGATCAAATAGCTCGTGGTGTTCAATGGCCTCTCCGTCTGTCAGCAAGCGAGCATCCGCTCCCAAGAGAGTAATGAATGCCTGAATCTTTGCTTCGGCGGCTTCTTTGAGCTTGATCTGGTCATTCGATTGCTTCGTCGGGAAGAAGTTGAACGTGTATATCTTGTCAAACTTTGTGTCTACGCGGTTAATGCGGCCAACACGCTGCATAAGCCGGGTCGGATTCCATGGGATATCGTAGTTGATGACGACATTAGCCTGGTGCAGGTTTACACCCTCTGAAAGCACTTCAGTCGCCACCAAAATGCGGTACTCGTTCTTCGGATGTCGGGCTTTTGCATCGAAATTCTGAATCACTTTCTCTCGGATGTTCGCACTTGATGAACCAGTATAGTTGAGCACGTGGTGACCAAGCTTTTCCGTAAGGTGCTTTGACAGATAATCCGCAGTCTCCTTTGATTCCGTAAAGACGATAAGCTTGCTGTCCTTGAGCACCTTTCGACTGGTGAGCATATCCAAGAACTTGAGCAATTTCGGATCACGTTGCACCGATTGCCAGAGGTCGCGGATCTTTATGAGTAGGGCAAGGTCGTTTTCGAGGTCCTGACGAAATTCTTTCTTGAATCCTTTGGCCTCGTACTTCTCTGCCTTGCCTTCTTCTATCAATTCCAGAACGCTCTCTTCGTCGCCCGAGCCTAGAAGGTCGAATATCTTGTTCGCGTAGTCTTTGCTGATGTAGACCGCGCCTTTGTCATAATGCTCCAGGAAGAGTTCATACGACGCAATGAAACGGTTAATCGTGTTGCGAAATGCGAAGAAGCTACTCTCCAGGCGCTTCACCAAGAGAATCTTCATGAATCGGCCGAGGTTTTGTTGGGCTAGTCGCTCCGGTTGTTCGATCTCTCCTTTGTAATACAAGAGAGGCATGTATCGGGCATATTTGAACTTCAATGCAATCAGCTTGATTGTCTCGCTGAAGACCCTGTCTTCATTGTCATCGAGCTCATAGTAGGCAGGCTCAGGATCGACAACCTCTGGAAAGCGAAGTCCCTGTTTCTTGAGATCGTCCGGGAAAAAAGACTCAATTTCCCTGCGCGTTCTTCGTACCATCAAGTACTTGAGTACTTTGTCACGGATTTCCCGCGCGTTTTCCTTGGTAACTTGTATAAACTTTTCGAGATCACGCTGGCGATCCAGACCCTTCAATTTCCCTTCGAGCTTTGCAAACAACTTTTCCAAGTCCGCCGTGCCTGGGATCGTACTCTTCCGGGAATTCTGGAAGAGCTTGATCTGGCTCAATATGTCCTTCGGCGAATTGTTGAACGGCGTGGCAGTTACTAGAATGACCCGCTTGCCGCGGCAGACCTGCGCCAGCTTTTCGTAAGTGATGTTGGTTTCAGTGCGGAACCGGTGCGCTTCGTCGACAATAATGTTCTCATAGAATTCGGTGCCGTGTTTGATGATCGAATCGAGTTTGCCCAGTGATTCAAATTTCGCATATACCCTGAAGTCCCTAAACACGTTTGGCCAAGACCCTGGGTTTTCTTCATCAAGCAATACTGGCGGCGCAAGAACGAGCGTACGGCCATCTAACTGATTAGCAAGCATCGCGGCCATGTATGTCTTCCCAAGCCCCACAACATCCGAAATAAACACACCGCCGTATTCATCAAGAATTTTCTTCGCGTTTAGTACCGCCTGTTCCTGGTATTCCAAGCGTTTGAACTCGACGGGAACATACTTGAAGAATACTTCTTCGGATCGAGATATTTCGTCCTTGTAGTATTCATAGAGGAATTTCAAATACAGTTGGTAGGGTGTAATCGTGTCATTGAGCCAGGTCTTGGTTTGAATCGTCTCTATGTACTTGTCACTGACGTCAACTGCATCGGCCCAGAGTCTGTCGAATTGATCTTTCGCAAATGCGTAGTCGGATGGATTCTTCAATTCGACGTT
This is a stretch of genomic DNA from Candidatus Zixiibacteriota bacterium. It encodes these proteins:
- a CDS encoding Eco57I restriction-modification methylase domain-containing protein, producing the protein MLVGLEPASFAKPLESQEIFPEFRRYINSYDRFGKYKDVEGNKIDILIVNLNADRSIERARSAQRNFVAKYLKSGQPKDAALVAFVSPGDQDWRFSFVRMAYKYDADRNKVVEELSPAKRYSFLVGANENSHTAQSRLLPILANGEPKLTDLENAFAVDPVTKEFFKQYRNLFDKLSASLNKNKGFVIVATRNNLDIENFAKKLLGQIVFLYFLQKKGWLGVPKGKTWGDGDRGFLRTLFSRCVEKNENFYNDYLEILFYDTLNNPRSRQADRNYSQHFESKIPFLNGGLFEPDYDWERTTIHLENGIFGDILEVFDRFNFTVKEDEPLEREVAVDPEMLGKVFENLLAENLRKGHGTYYTPREIVHYMCQESLISYLVDGSALEYETIRGFIRNPVLSVDELAPDIRDNRERIDKLLAEIRVLDPACGSGAFLVGMLQEIVRARQSLRPRLTDYRMKKTAIQDCIYGVDIDPGAVDIAKLRLWLSLVVDYDLEDIEPLPNLDYKIMQGNSLLEQFEGVRFYEGLNGDGHETLFDDKDQVQKKDQLRWQKREYFSTSDDKSKATLRSRINDLIDWFVRRAVNEELQRVKTLRKAKERERELLKKGDREKHWEQWAGKLAKEGALNDLLKTIHDPKGVRPFFLWKLNFMEVFDEKDGFDIVIANPPYVNSHEMKELLTLYRSVYPIAHGSFDIYILFFKRALDLMKQNGTLCFITSNKYVIADYGSKLRDLLKTDTTILKLIDLADCRKVFENVLVSPIVTVVQKSLPMPEHCVKIALLGEDDLAILDRIKFTEVQQDSLTRGKSNAFEIHISDDVAPVLSRLLMGCEELVELADVRTGIMGFEYWAMSKFIREGERPGYIRIVTNSHVEPYNFLFGKPINLFKKKFTNPYLDVDSVPLSQETKKLFGCEKIIVRGVAKKLTASIDREGFGILVAVHAVRPYPKKNISIEYLTAVLNSSLVNWFHRKKFYSARIPKGSLKYPISFLKSVPIKKPQQADHDKVTQMVRDLQHLILKSRCSESAEIPEVAALRKQIDTQIFAIYGIKPEELKTDASL
- a CDS encoding helicase, translated to MTNKPATDLTFITNEEARRLLDRFRVLIKDTRLFDVLVGYFFTSGFYALYKSLEKTEKIRILIGIGTGRDTKELIDRAEQESLPLSHAETQDEFGKAVTEELGNSQDKREVEAGVHKFLEWLRSGKLEIRAYPSANIHAKLYIMTFQEDDRDVGRVITGSSNFTHAGLVDNLEFNVELKNPSDYAFAKDQFDRLWADAVDVSDKYIETIQTKTWLNDTITPYQLYLKFLYEYYKDEISRSEEVFFKYVPVEFKRLEYQEQAVLNAKKILDEYGGVFISDVVGLGKTYMAAMLANQLDGRTLVLAPPVLLDEENPGSWPNVFRDFRVYAKFESLGKLDSIIKHGTEFYENIIVDEAHRFRTETNITYEKLAQVCRGKRVILVTATPFNNSPKDILSQIKLFQNSRKSTIPGTADLEKLFAKLEGKLKGLDRQRDLEKFIQVTKENAREIRDKVLKYLMVRRTRREIESFFPDDLKKQGLRFPEVVDPEPAYYELDDNEDRVFSETIKLIALKFKYARYMPLLYYKGEIEQPERLAQQNLGRFMKILLVKRLESSFFAFRNTINRFIASYELFLEHYDKGAVYISKDYANKIFDLLGSGDEESVLELIEEGKAEKYEAKGFKKEFRQDLENDLALLIKIRDLWQSVQRDPKLLKFLDMLTSRKVLKDSKLIVFTESKETADYLSKHLTEKLGHHVLNYTGSSSANIREKVIQNFDAKARHPKNEYRILVATEVLSEGVNLHQANVVINYDIPWNPTRLMQRVGRINRVDTKFDKIYTFNFFPTKQSNDQIKLKEAAEAKIQAFITLLGADARLLTDGEAIEHHELFDRLVSRKTITGEDGEEDSGLKYLQLIRDIRDNDPDLFEQIKRLPKKARTARHDSDKRNHLLTYFRKGRIQKFYLAGQGGPVELDFIAAAATLEVTSSVKREKLGSDFYELLDKNKEAFTFATTDDMPDTKLKGGRDTATQLLKMLKAVKDYRQFTDEQEEYVRKVIIQLEEGGLPRQTAKTALKEMTSMVKQGVNPLKMLAVLQKNIPAEFLESHLAESSAKVSGPREVILSEYLIGD